Proteins found in one Lycium ferocissimum isolate CSIRO_LF1 chromosome 6, AGI_CSIRO_Lferr_CH_V1, whole genome shotgun sequence genomic segment:
- the LOC132059567 gene encoding U11/U12 small nuclear ribonucleoprotein 48 kDa protein, with product MNPFPPPPPSTTFPPPPYFQHQPTNDLPNALSSLTSLLNFSSTTLSSLIPLPNPSPFHPLIQCPFNPNHHLPISSLFSHSFHCPSHTIPSNHILTLHSLLKYPNTHTIRSSTNPVESRKVESGEGTVQTDLTPAENDTIDPNVKQPTTTTYPNPFTLTSNSQSDLCFSLENYLDLENPDFFYSNCPGVVSFPINENATPPMLTLPAILSSECSNFGRNSLFFPNEFEFIKVLLPSEVYAIRNETDRWSDFPFTYSYRVLRGILGLGMSSLECLSTWVVVSSVRCYNIVLDLAMRDHIIVLFKLCLKAIVRESIDLASKAEGSVLSNRSFKCPVLVQVLMWLATQLSVLYGEMNGKLFAINMVKQCICDCAFSSCMFNESTDRQKGDDKSLSGEPLKSRMENEGTNVSSDEALSKSPIFVAQVAAAVAALHERSMLEEKLKALRSLPSLPAYQRSMEHAYISNKADEERQKRPNYRPLLEHDGFLWQRSRNNQDSNRTKTREELLAEERDYKRRRMSYRGKKMKRSTTQIMRDIIGEYMEEIKQADTINCPTKGAEEAKFPPSATYRPDNYYMDKAESGKMQLDSSALRKGMEGGYRKEFHTDEEVHSTGFKDDYSENMEKASQWHHRHLVAERSNGRSRQERNDYSRSPNKRDGGASLREKSISQEKRDYSNDFRDNFSRSSSRRYHKSIEKSSSHRERSGRNLDLKKRKARDGSDDFEDRYDPSEPQKH from the exons ATGAATCCATTTCCTCCACCGCCACCGTCGACCACCTTTCCTCCACCACCTTACTTTCAGCACCAGCCCACCAATGATCTTCCTAATGCTCTCTCATCTCTTACATCTCTCCTCAACTTCTCTTCCACTACTCTCTCCTCCCTAATACCCCTCCCTAACCCCTCTCCGTTCCACCCATTAATTCAATGCCCTTTCAATCCGAACCATCACCTTCCCATTTCTTCCCTCTTTTCCCACTCCTTTCATTGCCCCTCACACACCATCCCCTCCAATCACATCCTAACCCTACacagtttactaaaataccccaACACCCACACAATCCGCTCCTCCACAAACCCAGTTGAATCCCGCAAAGTCGAGTCTGGGGAGGGTACAGTGCAGACAGACCTTACCCCTGCGGAAAACGATACAATCGATCCAAACGttaaacaaccaacaacaactaCCTACCCAAACCCCTTCACCTTAACGTCAAATTCACAATCAGACCTttgtttctctcttgaaaattATCTTGACTTAGAAAATCCTGATTTCTTTTATTCTAATTGTCCTGGTGTTGTTTCTTTCCCAATTAATGAAAATGCAACTCCACCAATGCTTACTTTGCCTGCTATTTTATCCTCAGAATGTTCTAATTTTGGTCGGAATTCGTTGTTTTTTCCGAATGAGTTTGAGTTTATTAAGGTTCTTCTTCCTTCGGAGGTGTATGCGATTAGGAACGAGACGGATCGTTGGAGTGATTTTCCTTTTACGTATTCGTATCGTGTTCTTCGTGGGATTTTGGGATTAGGGATGAGTAGTTTGGAGTGTTTGTCGACGTGGGTAGTTGTTAGTTCGGTTAGGTGTTATAATATTGTGCTTGATTTAGCAATGAGGGATCATATAATTGTATTGTTTAAGCTTTGTTTGAAGGCTATTGTTAGGGAATCCATCGATTTAGCTAGTAAGGCTGAGGGGTCAGTTTTGAGTAACCGAAGTTTTAAGTGTCCCGTCTTAGTTCAGGTGTTGATGTGGTTGGCAACCCAACTTTCTGTGTTATATGGTGAAATGAACGGGAAATTGTTTGCTATTAATATGGTAAAGCAATGTATATGTGATTGTGCGTTTAGTTCTTGCATGTTCAATGAATCGACTGATAGGCAAAAAGGGGATGACAAAAGTTTAAGTGGTGAACCGCTTAAAAGTAGAATGGAGAATGAGGGAACGAATGTATCATCGGATGAAGCACTCTCTAAAAGCCCGATTTTTGTTGCCCAAGTAGCAGCAGCTGTTGCAGCATTGCATGAACGATCTATGCTTGAAGAAAAGCTCAAAGCATTAAGGAGTTTACCATCACTTCCAGCTTACCAACG ATCGATGGAGCACGCTTACATTTCGAATAAAGCAGATGAGGAACGGCAAAAACGCCCTAATTACAGGCCTCTGCTTGAGCATGATGGATTTCTGTGGCAGCGTTCGCGAAATAATCAG GACTCAAACAGAACAAAGACGAGAGAGGAATTATTAGCTGAGGAAAGGGACTACAAACGTAGAAGAATGTCATATCGTGGAAAGAAGATGAAGCGGTCAACAACACAG ATTATGAGGGACATAATTGGGGAATACATGGAGGAAATCAAACAAGCAGATACCATCAATTGTCCAACAAAAGGAGCCGAAGAGGCCAAATTTCCGCCTTCAGCAACCTACAGGCCGGATAATTATTATATGGATAAAGCTGAGTCTGGAAAGATGCAGCTGGATTCATCTGCTTTAAGAAAAGGAATGGAGGGTGGTTATAGGAAAGAGTTTCATACTGATGAAGAAGTCCATTCGACAGGCTTCAAAGATGATTATtctgaaaatatggaaaaagcaTCTCAGTGGCATCATCGACATTTAGTGGCCGAGAGAAGTAATGGGAGATCCAGACAGGAGAGAAACGATTACTCTAGAAGCCCAAATAAGCGAGACGGTGGTGCCTCTTTGCGTGAAAAATCAATCAGCCAAGAGAAGAGAGACTATTCAAACGATTTTAGAGATAATTTTTCCAGAAGCTCCAGCAGAAGGTACCACAAATCAATTGAGAAAAGTAGTTCACATAGGGAGAGAAGTGGTCGTAATCTTGACCTCAAGAAACGGAAGGCAAGGGATGGTTCTGATGATTTTGAAGACCGATATGATCCATCAGAACCTCAGAAACACTGA